The sequence below is a genomic window from Pongo abelii isolate AG06213 chromosome 12, NHGRI_mPonAbe1-v2.0_pri, whole genome shotgun sequence.
cccagctactcaggaggctgaggcaggcagatcacttgaacctgagaggtagagattgcagtgagccaagatcacgtcactgcactccagcctgggtgacagaatgagtgagacactgtctccagaaaaaaaaaaaaaaaaaaaaaaaaaaaaaaagcaaccctcGGGGAGAATGaatttgaggttaaaaaaaaaattgagaattcaCTTTTAGCCATGTTATGCTTGGGACACCTGTTAACCTATTAGACACGCATGTAGAGATATTCTGTCAGGAGTTGGTTATGTGAATCTGGAACTTAGACAAATGTTTGAACCTGGAGACATAAAATTAGAAGTATCAGTGTGGTGGAAATAATACAGATATTTCCACCTAATGTAAGGAGGTTTGTGTTCTTTTTCAATGGAACTCTAGCCAGCCTCACAAAAGGAGTCAAGAACAGGAAAAGTAGAAAACTATCTTCATGGAATCTAGTTTTAATTGAGTATTTACTTTCATTTGTGGAGAAAAAGTGAGTGGAGCTGTCCTGGTTGTTCAGGAAAGATAACATTTATGTCGGGAAACAGCAAAAGTATTATTTGGAACATAAATTGCTATGCTAAATTGGCCCAgaacaaaatacaaaactgacATTACGATCGCCATCACCTGACCAAGGTGTATGTGACTGTATAAGCAGGTAACCAAATCCCCTAAGAGCCTAGCAGACAAATGAGGCCTATTGCTCATTGCCATGGCTACAAAATCCTTTGGGTCTAAGGGAGGACCTAGGTTCTTCAGAATTGGTCCAGGAGGATGGCTTTGTCTTTATGTCTGTTAAATCTAGCCAGAAAGAAAGCCCTGATATAAATGTAAAGTGTAcctggctggacacggtggcccacacctgcaatcccaacactttgggaggctgaggcaggtggatcacttgaggtcaggagttcaagaccagcctgaccaatatagtgaaaccctgtctctgctttaaaaaatacaaaaaaattagctgagcatggtgacacatacctataatcccagctactcagaaggctgaggcataagaattgcttcaacctgggaggtagaggttgcagtgagctgtgattgcaccactgctctccaacctgggtgacagagctagactccatctcaaaaataaaagtaaaataaaataaaataaaatgtaaaatgtaccaGTTAAGATCTCTAATGCTAAGACATTCTGAGGTAGGCAAAGGGAAGGAGTCAAGCACATCATAAATCATTgacactaatttaaaaataaaaataagaaataactcCTGCAGATGTTAAACTGTACCTGAATACAAacatgaataaaaaggaaaatacattggTAAATGTGCTGGTATTatattgtgtatatgtgtttgtgcgTGTGTATAACCCAAGCCCAGGACACATTTTGACACATGACATaattgtgtgtatacatatgtatgtgtataaccCAGTCCCAGCACTCTTAACTACTTTTTTTAATATACGTGCACACAACTATGTACTGTGTCATAATGCTAACTGTTTTTGAACTCTATAATATGGATTCAGCGGAGACTGGAACAGCGAATATGGAACGGTTGTTAGCacaatgtcttagtctgttcaggctggaTAATTAATAAATACCTTagcctggataatttataaacaacacaagtttattgcttacaattctggaggcttggaagtcTAAGGTCAAGGCACCAGCAAATTTGGTATCTGGTAAGGGCTCACTGTCTGCTTTATAGATGGCAACTTCCCGCTGCATCCATACATGGTAGAAGGGGGCAAACGAGCTCCCTGAAGCCTCTTTTACAAGGGTACTACTAATCCCATTCACGTGGGCAGAagagcccttatgacctaatcacctccaaaagaacccacttcttaatactattGCTTTGTGGATTTGGTTTCAACATAGccattttgggggaacacaagcagttgggaggctgaggcaggaggattgtttgaaccatAGCTTGTGATTCCTCTGAATGACAACTAAGTCCATCATTCACTTGGGCTCAGTttcacaattttcaaaagaataataaGCATTGTCCATTAGACAGACAATGTTTAAGATCACCAATCTGAGGTAATAATCAAAGAATCTACAATAAGACTGAAAGCACTAGATaccttaaaaatatatagcaagaaatgaattaatgcaggaagaaaaagccaaataccgcatgttctcgtTTTTAGTGGGTGCTAACCATTGGGTACCCATGGACGTAAAACAGTTTTTCGACCCTTAcccgtctccctccctccctggctaGTAGTCTTCATTCCATTGgtaacaatagacactgaggacttccagctggggagggaggaagaggagcaagggttgaaaaactaactgtggggtactatgctcagtgcttgggtgatgggatcatttctactccaaacctcagcatcatgcaatacacTCCAGTAACAAACCTGAATCTAAACTAAAAGTTGCTATATATTCagcaagtatatttttaaataaaaatagttacaATGTATTGAGTGTCTATATGGGCCTGATATTCTTGCATGTTTTACACAATTTCATTTGGTTCTATGAGCATCAtctatgtcaccatcatcactttacaaatgaaaaaactggGGCTCCAAGAGACTAAAGCAGctttgctcaaggtcactcagctTGTAATCCACAGATCTGGCAACACAAACACAGATCCATCAGACTCCATATTCATATTCTGTGCACATATGTATCAGTGATGATAAATTTTCCAattacttttacatttattaatttcattttaagacATTACATTGTATGGTCCTGAAAATGCTATTCCTAATGGATATTGCCCAGCATTAGTAACACCTCGtatttgaaaagtaattttttttttcaaacaatttccatttcctcattcaattctCACAATGTTGGGAAGGAGGTATTTTAACCCTCATTTTACAAAGGATGAAAATTGAAACATAAAGATGTTAAGTTATTTGCATAAAGAAACTAAAAAGCGGCAGagttaggttttttattttattttatttatttatgagatggcagtcttactatgttgcccatacTGGCCTCAAACTCGTCGGCTTAACTGATCTTCCcacattagcctcccaagtagtggggactacaagAGTGCACTACCTAGCCAGGGTAGAaccagagttttttgtttttgtttttgtgtggggtttttttttttttttcagatggagtctcactttgttgcccaggctagagtgcagtggtgtgatctcggctcactacaagctctgcttccccagctcaagcgattctcatgcctcagcctcccaagtagctgggactacaggtgcgcgccaccacgcctggctaactttttgtatttttagtagagacaggttttgccattttggcgaggctggtcttgaactcctggcctcaaatgatctgcccgccttggtctcccaaagtgctggaattccaggcatgagccaccatgctagcCTTAGAACCAGGTTTTAAAATGGAGTCATCATCCTCTAGGTCCAATGCTCTGTTTGATACACAGGTGGAAGTTGGCTTGAGATTGTGGGGTTGCTAAACGAAAGGTTgaggaaaaaaggcaaaatttCCAAAAAGGCTTTTAAATGACCCCAAAAAGATACTCACCCTCTTTCCACTACTCATACACCACAATAACCAACATTAAGTTTACTGTGTAACTCTctcattcttttaaaagagctaatacaaacatacacatttatattctttttaaattttcattgttcTAAAACACTAGAGATGCTACTTGCAATtagatttcttttcatcattccaggTAAATCACAAGGATctaattaattttaaagataCGAAAGAATTTACATATGGACATGATTAAGACCACAACCATAAGTCAATTCAACAACGATTTctggagcacctactatgtgtcaggcactattttGGCATGCTGGGGAAACAgcaacaaacaaaacagacaaaatgctCGCCCTCAGTCTTTGTTTCCCAGCCATCCCACTTTTATCATTAACAGTTTTTGCCTATGTGTTTGCCAATGCAAcctatatttcattattttgataGTTGTGTAACGTTCTATAGTATGGGTATATAAGAATTTATTCAGCCATTTATTTACTGGTTAACATTtcatttaggttttatttttatttttgcaaccaATGTTGCAATAAACAcccatattacatatatattatatgtatggcTTATTatttcgtttatttatttatttatttatttatttattatactttaggttttagggtacatgtgcacaatgcgcaggttagttacatatgtatacatgtgccatgctggtgcgctgcacccacagcttattatttcttaaaaaaaaaaaaaagcagtctaaCTTGGGTAAACAAAAACTGCCAAGCAAACGCATCCCTACCCATTTGTTCTCACTAGCCCACTTCATTTCCCAGGTGTGCTCTCTGGCTCTGGTACTATCCACCTGGGTGGTGCTGAAGCATGCTCTCTCTGCTCCGGGAAGCCATTCCCAGTACAGTCCTCACCCCCTGAGTCTCCCCTCGCTTCCAAAAGTCAGCTGTCAACCGACCTCTGCCACGAAAACTGTCTAATCACGCTTAATATGCGATTCTAAACTCTGCGGTGTCGCATAGGGCGCCCTGCCAATAATCCTTTGACCCATCCCACCTCTTGGCCATTTTGTCACCAGAATGCCTTAGGCTCATGTCAGTTGCCTTTTACAGGGTTAATAGCTCACCCTTCAAAATCTGTGTAAATATATGTGAttcattacatatatttatgtatgtgtcaTTTTTGAGACGAGCATACGTATAATGGAAATGTACACCCACAAGAAGATGTAGCTCCTTGAATatggttattttctttctcttgcatccACTCCTAATCCAGCGTGGCTCCATCACGTGGAATTGCGCCTTTCCTCGGCCATTTCCCCTAAGCTTTGGAAAGACTCATATTTCCTGAAATTTAAATCACCGGCTAGCGGTTTCCTGTCCCCGCTTCCCGCCTCCCTttccccccctcagcctcctcccgTCTGGCTGGCGCCGGATCCGCGAGCAGCAGTGTCCACCTCACTTAGTTGGCCGAGGCGGTATCCAGATTCCGGGAGTCTCGCTCCTTGGCATAGTGGTCGCTTAACTCCAGCGCCTTCCCCAGTGCCTCCCAAACCTCTCGTCCTCCTGCCTGGGGCTGTTCTAGGAGGAGCCTAAATGTCCGCTTCCCCAGCTGAGGGGGATTGTGGTGCGTAAACAGGATTAACTCCCTCGCCCCCAGCTGCGCGGATCTGCGCGGCGGCCTGCGGGCCAGAGCGAGCCTTCGGGTGCATGGAGGGCGCCGCAGTGGAGCGGGGGATGGGGAAGCGCGCGGCCTTGGAGCAGTCTCTTGGGCCCGCTTCCTCGCCGAGTGGGGAGGGGGGCCACAGCCTAAGGAGCTGCTCCTCAAAAGCCCGGGCGGACGGCGGCGACGGCGCGAGTTCCTAGCGGCAGCCTCAGCTCCACCACCTCCCTCACCCTCCCCGCGCTTCCTCTCCGCCCCTCGCGCTCCAGCCACTCGGCCGCAGCCCGCGCTGTCCTCCGCCCCCCGGAGCCGCCGCGCCAGACCCTCGCCCAGACATGGGGGACCTGCCGGGCCTCGTGCGCCTCTCCATCGCGCTGCGCATCCAGCCCAATGACGGCCCGGTCTTTTACAAGGTGGACGGGCAGCGCTTCGGCCAGAACCGCACCATCAAGCTGCTCACCGGCTCCTCCTACAAGGTTGAGGTGAAGATTAAGCCCAGCACGCTGCAGGTCGAGTGAGTGCGGGGCGCCTGGTGGCAGCAGGGTCCCCCATGGGTACAGGCGGAGGACTGAGGCCCCCAGGACAGCCCGAGCTTCTCAGGGGCCTCTGGCCTCGCGCCGCTCCCAGCGGGCTCGGGGGTTGGAGGAAGAGGTCACTCCCTGTCCGCCTTcgtccccttccttccctttggCTTGTATTCCTCCATTCTCGCTTCCCTCCACCCATCGCAGTGACCTCAGTGGGTTCTTTAAAATTAGTGACAAGAAGCCagggtttttgcttgtttgtttcttataaatTTCTCCTGCCTTCTGTCCAGCCTTGGGCGCAGAACCGCAGGCGGTCGCGGTGGAGCAGATAGGAGAGGTCCACAGGGTTCACCCACCGCAGTCCCAGCCCTCCTGCGCGCGGTCCAGGCGGCCCACTGGGTCTACCCGCAAGGCTGAAGGAGGCAGAAAGGAGGAATGAGGTGGAAAGGCAGGGGAGGGGTGGTTACTGGGGCTCCCTGAGGGATGCTCCCCACTCCCTTCGCCATTCCGTGGCTGGGACCCTGGGGTGGAGCAACAGACACTAGTAAGAGAGCGGCCGCCCCTTCTCTGGCCTAGTTTCACGGTTTTCCATGCcgtatgcttttctttttctcctgagtTGTCTGTTCAGGCTGCACATGGTGCCTGGGATtagcaacatcctcacagaaagAGGATGTTTTTTGGTTTATCCATGGCAGGGACGATTTCTTCCCAGCGACCGCTGGATGTTGCACCCAGTAGACCTCTGGCGGGAAAGTGTGTGGGAGCATGCAGTAGCCTACAGGGAAGAACTGCGGGTGGAGCCCTTTACCTCTCGCTTCTACCTAAGCTTCTACCTACCAAAGTCTAGTCTGCAGAGAGAAATTAAACCAGCATTTATTGTATCTACTACATGGTGGGCATTATTGCGGGGGTGGAAGGACTTTGAATTCATCAGATACTACTTATAGCTTACGTTTTAATTCAATAAACTGGTATTAGCCTTCCAAGGTGCAAGGACCTAGAATCAAATCTGGATGGTTTCTGGTACTCCTGGTTCATCTATTTGTCAGCATCCCCCACACCTCCATCCGCCGTTTATTCTCACATTTCCCAGTGTTCTGTGCACCTGGATATAATCCaggcttttcctttcccttctttcctgccAACCTTATCCCCGGAGTTATGTgttaatatattcctttttttttttccagagtattCCTCTAGTGTTCAAACTAATCTAAAAGTTAATTTGTTaggaataaaactattttttctgGTTACATTTTAATGCTGTCAAGGATTTCTCAACTCTAACCCTGTGGTTCTCAAACCTGAGtatacatcagaatcacctggagggcttgttaaaacacagatgctGGAGCTCTCCCTAGAGTTTCCAGTTTAGTCTATGGTAGGGCCTAAGAATTTGTTTTCTAAGGTCTGTAGGTGATGCTGAtactgctggtccagggactTGGCTTTGGGAACCATTATCCTAACACAAAAGAATGATGCCAGTGAGAATTTCTGATGGTGTGGAAGGCTTGAGTTACTCCAAATCATAGGACCCCTGATTGttgaaacaggagaaaaaaatattagaggACGAGTTCAGTGTTCTCAATCCTACCCGCATATTAAGATCACCTAGATAACCTTAAAATAAATGTACCAGTGTCCAAACTACATCCCAGGCCAACTGAATCCTAATGTCTGGGGCTGGGGATAGGTAGGTTTTTAATTCATAAATAGGAGAAGCACTGCCTCCTGAACTTGCAGAACTTTCTCCCACACCACAATGCCCCCCTTAGCGAAACCCTGTAAGTTTCCTGCCTAGAGTTTTGGTCCAAAACAGGACAGGGTGCCTAGGCTAATTTCAACCATATGTGGTCAACTCAAGTCTATTGCAGGAATATTTCCATTGGCGGTGTGCTTGTCCCACTGGAACTGAAGTCTAAAGAGCCTGATGGGGACAGAGTTGTTTATACGGGTACATATGACACAGAAGGTGTGACCCCAACCAAGAGTGGAGAACGGCAACCCATCCAGATCACCATGCCGGTAAGGCCTGCTTGGGGGTATAGGAGTGTGGTGCCATGGAAAATGGAaaccacagaaaagaaaacaatcactATCTCTCTCTACGAAAAGGTGTGTTGGGAGCCAATTACTGTGGAAATTGAGTTGTGGATTTCCTTCAAGTATCTGCTGGAGAGAGAACTACTTAATTAATGCTCTTTTGCATGACAGACTGACCCTGTAGATGCTGAAAAGACATCATAAGTAGAAGCAGATGGTTCTGGAAGAAACAGTACCTATATTGCCATTTTCCCAGTTTAGTCTACATCAGAACTGGTTTAGATAATTGGCCGTGAAAAGTTTCTGATTCCAAGTAGGCCACAATTTTCTGGTTAAGAGAAAGCTGACTTGAATGACACTTTGCTACTTAAAGCTAAATGGAGGAGCCAAAAAAAGTGTCATGGGAAATAATACACCTCTTATATATAATATCCTATAATAcacctattatatataatatacacctattatatatacacctatataatgtaaaatatatatacacctatattatatataatatatgtattatatataatatacctattatatataatatatgtattatatataatatacctattatatataatatatgtattatatataatatacctattatatataatatatgtattatatataatatacctattatatataatatatgtattatatataatatacctattatatataatatatgtataatatataatatacctattatatataatatatgtataatatatacctattatatataatatatgtataatatatacctattatatataatatatgtataatatataatatacctattatatataatatatgtataatatataatatacctattatatataatatatgtataatatataatatacctattatatataatatatgtattatatataatatacctattatatataatatatgtattatatataatatacctattatatataatatctggTAATCCTATCagatatcatatataataaaatgatatacCCTGGTAATATGGCCCcaagtaagaaaaaacaaattggtAGAAAGGATAGAGTCAAGACATAGATTTAACTATATGTGCAAACATAATAAATAGGTGAGGAAGCAAGCTTGCTAAAGCacaggaaaaggaaggttcacctaaACTGCTGCTTGCAAACTGGGCAGCCTTTTCCCTCTGCAAGAACAACCTTCAACTGTCTGCCCTCTAGCTTTATAGGAAGTATCACAAGGGTTCTCAAATGTTGGTATGCATGAGAATCTCCTTGGGAGTTTGTTTAAAATTCCAGTCCTAGGTTCCCTCTCCAGTGATCTTAGCTCAGTAGAGCTAGGGTGGGGACAGAGAAACTCTTAGCAAGCATACCAGATCCTGAAGAGGATGGTGTGGGAATGCACTTTGAGAAATGCCTGTCTAACCTTTGGAACCTTAAAGTGTTCCCAGTCcctaatatacttttaaaaaccacAACAGTCACATAAGGAAATAATCTAGCAGCTCATCCCGTTGCATCCGgtgtttgaattatttttacaaagtGCTCTGTTCTGTCAAAGAACCTTcaacacagaaaaatacaaaaatgagggaAATGTATAATTCCTGCAAGAGAGAAGTATTGTTAACACGTCAATAAATGTTCTTAGAAAGTTGTTTCTATGTctttgaatatatatgtgtgagcctgggcaacatagtgggaccctatctctaaaaaaatttttttaattaaccaggtgtggtgataccacacctgtagtgccagcaacttgggaggctgaggcaggaggatcacttgaatccaggaggttgaggctacagtgagctatgatcacaccactgcaccccagcctgggtgacaagagtaagaccctgtcactaaatatatatatttgagtatCATtccatatatatactttttttctactTGTATACATCTTTCGATGTCAAATATATGCCCATATATATGGAATGTCATTTTAAAGTCTGTATGGGTATTGCACTttatgaatgtatcaaattatccTCAGCCACTTATTGCTGATTATTTTTGGTTTTCGGTATTATAAAGAAAACCACATTACAAATCACTGAGTACTGTAAAATTGTCTAATGTTTTCTTGATTCCTAGAAGAAATGTGCATGTTAAGGCATCTTATAAGACTGTCTTACCTCCAGAAAAGCTAGGCAATTTACACTCCTATCATCTGTATTTAAGTATCCATTTCTCTCTGCACTAGGTATAGTTTGTcatgtttacatatttttaatctgATTGAAACAGTTTAATTTTTACTTACTGTTAATTTGAAATCCTGACATGTTCATTTACTATTTGTATTTGCTTCATGGGTTATATGTTCATAGTTTTCACCCATTTTTCTGCTTAAGTGTatcttattgattttttgaaaaatctttataaatttaaaatcatcATTTTTATCACATCTTGAGTGTTcatttaatatttgaatttttactttGTTTACAATATA
It includes:
- the CNRIP1 gene encoding CB1 cannabinoid receptor-interacting protein 1 isoform X1; amino-acid sequence: MGDLPGLVRLSIALRIQPNDGPVFYKVDGQRFGQNRTIKLLTGSSYKVEVKIKPSTLQVENISIGGVLVPLELKSKEPDGDRVVYTGTYDTEGVTPTKSGERQPIQITMPFTDIGTFETVWQVKFYNYHKRDHCQWGSPFSVIEYECKPNETRSLMWVNKESFL
- the CNRIP1 gene encoding CB1 cannabinoid receptor-interacting protein 1 isoform X2; the encoded protein is MTARSFTRWTGSASARTAPSSCSPAPPTRLRNISIGGVLVPLELKSKEPDGDRVVYTGTYDTEGVTPTKSGERQPIQITMPFTDIGTFETVWQVKFYNYHKRDHCQWGSPFSVIEYECKPNETRSLMWVNKESFL